The genomic stretch TTACACTCCATGCTGTGGCTGCTTCAGTTTGTTGTCAGTAGATGCATTGGCATTCTATCtgaaattattattagttttctCTTCATTTATATGTCTCTTCTCAAAGGAGACCTGCGATACAAATTTTTGctcaattattaatttattctctgTAGGATTGCTATATTGACATCTGCTCGCCAGAAGTGCTTAGCCTTTTTACAGACAATTTTGATTATCAACATCTACGAAGCCATTTTGTCAAGGGCTTGCTAGCTGATGATGTATGTGTAACTCATTATACATCTCTTCTGTAAGCTAAATTTAGTTACTTTCATGTGCAAATAATCTGCTGGTACGCTGACAAGCGCCCTCTTCTACACATTTTACATATGTGTGTTGCAAAGACACAGATACATAATAAGATGATGGATCCCCCTGCCAACTCATGTCTCCCTGTATTAGTTTCTAAGTATGTTTTCAAAGTGTAAATTGAAccttatttgattagaaaatgtagatagaaattttattaatatctCAGCATTTGTCACAAACTTGTGTAGATATCTTTGATAGGAGGGTGGTTAACAGAATGGATGTGTTCTACATTCCTTCTGTGCAcccaatgaaaaaaatacatacacTCTTTTATGCATGCATGACTATAGATGTCGTTTCATTAATTGAGTAAAAAAGTTCCCTTAGCAGAatcataaattttcatttttctacaaTGTTTAAGCATCTCagatttttttcattatttttttttcttagtatcTAGTTATGTTATGAAGACTTCTCTTCCATTTTGGCTCATTTAAAAGAAGTCAAAACATTTAGTATGCTCATTTACAATGAATAACATTTTATTGGCTTATATTTGCTTCCCTCTTGTTGATAGTATGTTCCAATAATTAGACATTTTCTGttggttttggtgtttttcatTTCACACTTCTAAGATATCCATATTTTCTATCAGATTATGGACTACAAAATCTTCACTCATGAAATTCACCCAAGTTATGCGGCTAGAATTGATAACTTCCGAAGCTATGACACTATTAGTAAGGACATAAGCCAGAGGAGGACATACCCATTTGTGCCAGATGTTAAGTTCTTTGGGAACTCTGCCACCAAACTTGAAAGACAGGGGATGTATCGAGCATCGGGTAATGATGAAAGATCTAATTGGTCAATAATCTATGTAGTTGGTTACATGTGTTACATATTCTGTTGTAATTTCTCCATTAAACACGATTTAATAAACTttggagtttttattttttatttttataccaGAAGTAGTGCAATCTCGGTCTGCAGAAATTGGTCCTTTTACTCTTATTGGAAATAGTACCAAGATTGAGAGCAACACTAAGATTTCAAATTCAGTTGTTGGGGAAGGTTGTACTATAGGATCAAATGTTTCAATAGAAGGTTCCTATATATGGGATAATGTCATTATTGAAGATGATTGTAAGATAATGCATGCAATAGCATGTGATTGAGTGGTTATGAAGTCAGGAGCAGTTTTGGAACCTGGCGTGGTTTTATCTTTTAAGGTATgtggccttgtttgttaaaccccacTACACTATTCATCAtcccaccacactattcacttcatttttttcaaaaaaaaacattcttacttttatatcaaattatttattttttatatcaaatcatttactttttattactattcaaataaaaaaataactacaaaataaaattttttactttccaataccactttttcattttcccatatcaatcattattattatttttttattatttttatccatGAACAGTGCAGTGGAGAATGAACAGTACCGTAGTATTTAACAAATACCCCCTNNNNNNNNNNNNNNNNNNNNNNNNNNNNNNNNNNNNNNNNNNNNNNNNNNNNNNNNNNNNNNNNNNNNNNNNNNNNNNNNNNNNNNNNNNNNNNNNNNNNTCCACGATTCTATCAATGTTGATGATGCTTTGCGCGTAATTTATGAGCGCAATGTGGTATGTCCATGTCTCAATTTCCCATCTTATATTTCTGTCTTTATGAGAAGTTGGAATTTCCTTCGTTccattcaattttaattatttgttcttaATGAATGTAGTTCCACCTATGCTTTCATTTAGAACTTGCTGTTTCATAGTGTAATGAAGTTATCGTCTTCTGTGGCTTTCGAAGATAACTGGAGATTTCATCCTTATTAGCGGAGACACTGTGAGCAACATGTCACTTACGCAGGTGCTTAAAGAACAtaaggagagaaagaagaaagatagtAATGCTGTAATGACCATGGTTATTAGACCGTCAAAGCCTTGTCCAATTACTTGCCAATCTCGACTTGGTACTGATGAGCTGTTTATGGCAATAGATCCTAATACGAAGCAGCTTTTATATTATGAGGACAAGGCAGACTATTCAAAAGGGGTGATATGTCTTGATAAGTTGCTGCTCACTGAAAATCCATCGATTTCTTTGCACAACGATGCACAGGTTTATTTCTTGAATCTTTCCCTCaaaatcttttagttttattttcagaGTACGTACCTTATAAAAATAAGATTTATTTTCAGCTTTCGTAGTAATCTATTAGTGGTAAATTCCTCCTCCCTGTGGCTTTTGTTTTGGTCTTCAAACTAGTGCTAATTTGTCTTCTTACAATATAGCTGTTTCTCTAAGAAGTTATTTTTATCATGACAATGACCAAAATTTATTGTAGAGTGATGAAGGATATCAAACACTGCAGTGGATTTACTCAATTCGATAATAAGGAAATTGCTTGAGTTTTGATTCGCTTTGATAGCCAATATTACTTGACATTATAATGCTTGCCTGTTACAATTTTCTAAGAAGGTATCTAAAGTGTTTCTTTGTCCTTATATAGTGATGGTATTCATGTCTCGCCGTTGTCTCAGTCCAAGATTTTCTGAAATCGCTGAGGTAGTGAATGCGCATGGGCTGCTTCTTGTACTTTAAAGGACCCATTCTCGCTTATGTCTCATTTTCTTTGGGCACTGTTTTTGAGGAATGGATGGTTGCTTTTAGTGCTGTGTGTGTGTGCCAAGCATAAGAAGGCAATATACTATTGTTACTGGCTAAATCTGCATTTACACTCCATGCTGTGGCTGCTTCAGTTTGTTGTCAGTAGATGCATTGGCATTCTATCtgaaattattattagttttctCTTCATTTATATGTCTCTTCTCAAAGGAGACCTGCGATACAAATTTTTGctcaattattaatttattctctgTAGGATTGCTATATTGACATCTGCTCGCCAGAAGTGCTTAGCCTTTTTACAGACAATTTTGATTATCAACATCTACGAAGCCATTTTGTCAAGGGCTTGCTAGCTGATGATGTATGTGTAACTCATTATACATCTCTTCTGTAAGCTAAATTTAGTTACTTTCATGTGCAAATAATCTGCTGGTACGCTGACAAGCGCCCTCTTCTACACATTTTACATATGTGTGTTGCAAAGACACAGATACATAATAAGATGATGGATCCCCCTGCCAACTCATGTCTCCCTGTATTAGTTTCTAAGTATGTTTTCAAAGTGTAAATTGAAccttatttgattagaaaatgtagatagaaattttattaatatctCAGCATTTGTCACAAACTTGTGTAGATATCTTTGATAGGAGGGTGGTTAACAGAATGGATGTGTTCTACATTCCTTCTGTGCAcccaatgaaaaaaatacatacacTCTTTTATGCATGCATGACTATAGATGTCGTTTCATTAATTGAGTAAAAAAGTTCCCTTAGCAGAatcataaattttcatttttctacaaTGTTTAAGCATCTCagatttttttcattatttttttttcttagtatcTAGTTATGTTATGAAGACTTCTCTTCCATTTTGGCTCATTTAAAAGAAGTCAAAACATTTAGTATGCTCATTTACAATGAATAACATTTTATTGGCTTATATTTGCTTCCCTCTTGTTGATAGTATGTTCCAATAATTAGACATTTTCTGttggttttggtgtttttcatTTCACACTTCTAAGATATCCATATTTTCTATCAGATTATGGACTACAAAATCTTCACTCATGAAATTCACTCAAGTTATGCGGCTAGAATTGATAACTTCCGAAGCTATGACACTATTAGTAAGGACATAAGCCAGAGGAGGACATACCCATTTGTGCCAAttagggctgggtatcggtcggttaagaccggttaatggacttatcggtcggttaaccgataagctatcggttaatcaaatcttaaccgattaccgaccgataagaagtcttaaccgaaaattatcagtcaaatcggtaatcggttaaccggtcagttaatcggtcggttaaaccgatttgggttttgtgggctttttattgggtttttttactaattgctaattgggccaaaaattaatttgagaattgctagattgagttttgtgggctttttattaggcttttttttctttttttttaatcttttagtttatattaatataataaactctTTCTCTTATTGGGAGCATCATCTGAGATTGCTCCATGAGCAGAAATGCAGAATCGATTCTACTGTTCTAGCTTCTGGAAGCCCATTTCGTTCcaatgaacaaaatatgtcaaccaaaaaatcaagctttatctgattcaaaatggcaaaattgaaattcttcattggaaggaaattcgacgtcgttttggtttaaacttttaataataaatataaaattttaaaaaattaaaaattaaaataacttatcggtcatattggtcatatcggttaaccgataaaaaatttttaaccgactgataagcttatcggtataaaatttttaaccgattaccgaccgataactatcggttacggtcaatatcggttcggttaaagtcggtaatcggtaatcAGTTAATCTGTCCAACCGGCACTGCCAGATGTTAAGTTCTTTGGGAACTCTGCCACCAAATTTGAAAGACAGGGGATGTATCGAGCATCGGGTAATGATGAAAGATCTAATTGGTCAATAATCTATGTAGTTGGTTACATGTGTTACATATTCTGTTGTAATTTCTCCATTAAACACGATTTAATAAACtttggggtttttattttttatttttataccaGAAGTAGTGCAATCTCGGTCTGCAGAAATTGGTCCTTTCACTCTTATTGGAAATAGTATCAAGATTGAGAGCAACACTAAGATTTCAAATTCAGTTGTTGGGGAAGGTTGTACTATAGGATCAAATGTTTCAATAGAAGGTTCCTATATATGGGATAATGTCATTATTGAAGATGACTGCAAGATAATGCATGCAATAGTATGTGATGGAGTGGTTATGAAGTCAGGAGCAGTTTTGGAACCTGGCGTGGTTTTATCATCCtcccaccacactattcacttcatttttttcaaaaaaaacattcttacttttatattaaatcattcactttttatatcaaatcatttaccttttattactattcaaataaaaaaatcactacaaaacaaaattttttactttccaataccactttttcattttcacatatcaatcattattattatttttttattatttttatccatGAACAATGCGGTGGAGAATGAACAGTACCgtggtgtttaacaaacacctcCACATGTTTGAACTGCTAAATTATTCTTCTTTTGCTTCCTATGTACTTaagggcgccttacgctttttaataaaacttccattacttatcaaaaaaaattattattcttctCCAGTTCATCTTACTGTTGGGTTGGTTCACAAACTACATGGCAACAAGATGTTTACTGATTACAAGTCCATATGTTAgactaaaatttttattgtgagGGAATAAATTCATTGGAAACGGATATAGCAATATTGTTATGGGATTGGAAATCTACTTGATTGACAGCATATTTGTATGAATGTAGAATTTCATAAGTGAATATTTCTAGTTTCTCaggttttttgaatttttgttcttatttttctccaGATTTGGGTTTCCCttataattatcaaaaaaaagaaaaaagaaaaaaagaaaaaggattagaGGTTCTCTTGTATGCTccttgtgtactagggttgtaCCCCTTTGTGctaataataatgatattacatataaaaaaaaagagaagtgcAATGTAATCAAGACTGTTGATCTACTTATAGGGTTCTGACATTGGGTATCCACCGATATGGAATGATTGGTAGAGATGTTCTTGGTTATGAAATTAAGCTGAAGACTCTTAAGCTCTAATTTTTTGTTAAGCTTTCTTCTTCTATATTACCTTGATCGCTAAGAATGCGGCTATGTGTTTTTATCCTTCTTCATACATTTTCGTTGTTAAGTCTTTGTTGCATGAAAGGTAATTTAAGGTGGGCACTTTCTCCGGAGTCCGGAAAAAAGGAGGGTAATCAAGACTATGATATACAGTAAACATATATAAAGAAGCGAACAAGCAAAACTTAAGGACATCTGCTTTTGGAGTGCACATGACTCCAAAGTGGTGCCACCCCTTTTTAGCTGTAAAATCCACCTGCTCGGCCAATTTTGAaccaacttaattaattaaatttcctATCTGCTTCATTAagttttggtatatatatatatattatttgtgtcTTTTCtaattcatctttcttttttgaaaaataataattgcaaGGTCCAAATATTGAAAGTTATGACCCTTTTGTGATTTATGACTATATGTAGTTTGTATggtgttttgaaatttcttagCCTCCAGGTTGTAATAGGGCAACAATTTGTTGTTCCTTCATACTCAAAGGTATCATTGCATCCACAACCAACTAAGCAGGATAGTGATGAGGAGCTGGAGTATGCTGACGATAGCGGTGGGGTTGTAGAAATTTTATGTAACTTCTACTGCATCCCATCTTTTTCCTACTTTTCTGGATTGTTTTTGCAAAGCGTATAGCCTTGATCTAACCATGATATGGGCAGGAGATCAAGTTTACTGATAATAATTCTTAGATAATATAAGCCTCTTAAGCTTCCTTAAAGTGGGGGTGCCTTGAAGTGATGAGGAATTAAGAATTTGTTTGGAAAGAACCGAATTTTTGGCGGGGCCGGGGTTCCCATATACATATCTATGTGTGTGAACCTTATTTTTCGACGCAATAAGTTACCACCACCTCATTGTGCACGTAAAAAGACAAGACAAACACCATCTAGCGAAATTACCACGAATTTGAATGAATTGATCGAGCTGTTAACAATGCATCATTTCCTGGGACgaatgaagaaagtttggcGGTGAAGAGAGCGAGATCACACCCATTGGCAGGAAAAATAATCTACTTGAAAGATGTGGAAACATATCGTCCAGGAATCAgtttaaaaaatgcttttaataagcaaaaaaatttataatcatGAATGAGGCACATGATTTTCTAGTTCCCGTCAAACAAAAAACTCAAGGAATATATAGCTCATTATCTTAATACTACTGGAATCTGACAACTTTGCTGTATGCTTCCTAAATACTAAGCTCAGGAACTATAGAATATGAAGAAGCAGCATCATTTCACGAAAAACTTGAACTAGGGGGAGCTGCACCAATACCTCCACTGCCACGACCAAAGCCAGGGCGTCCACCAGAACCCTGTAATATCAAGGGAGCAAATGAAATAATCACTAAGAATATCAACGCCACAAAAACATTTGGTAGGCAATCATGAAAATCTAAAGGTAGAGAAACAAATCTTAAGATGCTAAATATTGTGTGAGCAATATATGGTGATTAACACCCAGGTAATATTCATAGTTTTTCAAGAGATAATAAACACATTGGCATGATAACTAGAAATATACAACACAAGAATAACAGGAGAAGCACCAATAACATTCGATAACCAGCGATATTCTTCAGAAATGCGACAAGACAACACATATAGTAAAACTACATGTCATGAGACTACAATTCATCTCAACTTAATATATCCCAACAAGCTAGAAAACTGAAAcaatctcttattttttttataggtgaCACCTGAAACAATCTGCAGAATAAAAGCTCAAAATAACTTATAGTTTTAGTGATTGAATAGAATGGACAATACTTATTATCACATGTAGACTCAACATTAATCTGCTTGCAAAATTTGTAAGTTGATTGAAACTAATATGCTTACAACATTAACTTCATCTAACAACAAAAATGCAGACTAATTACATAGTACACAGATGCATGAAAGCTGCATGCTCAATTGAACACTTCCACCTTGACATTACAAGATCCATTACCAGACTACGCATCATAATAGAATAGTATAATTACCAGTAACAAACAAACCAACTACAACATAAACAAACTGAAGTCTATTCAAAACATCCAGGAAGAGTTGAATTACCCTGTAAGAGGGCTGGAAGTCAGGGGGGGCTCCTCCTTTGTCACCACCAAACTCACCCGGAGGCCCACGTGGACCTCCACGGTACCCATCACGATCACCAAACCTTGAACCTCCCTCAAATCGAGGTGGACCACTAggaaaaaaaacaccacaacaacaacaaataagaACATACGAATAAAGCATTAAACTAACGAGgtccataaaacaaaaatatgcagGATATCTTATAATACCGTGGACGGTCACCAGGTGGGCCTCCAAACGGCCTGCTAGGAGGCTTTGAAGATTTCTTCAAGGTGGCAGGCACGATTTCAGATGGAAGATTGAGATAAGTTCTCAGAAACTCAATTCCATCATTCGTGAGGTACCAGTAATAGTGCATCCATGCGAAAGTCTCACGCACATACCCCTTTGATTTAAAGCTTTGCATTAGCTTAATCACCTGCAGATTCGGGACATCGATCTCTGGGTGTTTTGCAAGATTGAAATCCTTCTTTGCATAGCAGACTCCCTCTGTAGGTAAGAAAATGCATCAAGAGATGCCAAAACAGAAATTCTATactcggtttttttttttaaaaaaaaaagggcaaaaccAGCAACCACACAAgaaatgtaaaacaaaaaattaatgtcAATTACAGCAAGAAAATTATCAGAAACCGCCAAGCAGACCAAATCCAACTATTTAACTTCCATTGTATCTTATCCTCTATGTTGATTTCTTTGAAAAGGAGAAAATATAATTACTCAATCTTTTAACTTTCACACATTTGCTTTCCtagaaagaggaaagaaaagccgtaaaaataaaaataaaaataatcccCCCCTACCCCAAAAAAAACCATTGAGCGTCAAGCAGTCACTAGGCTTAATGGGTCTATATTTATTTCTCGATGAAAAACCCATATATTGCTCTTTGCCTCTTTAACTTTTCACAACATCCAAATTTGGGCCAAAAGGTTTTCATTTTGCACAATCAAATTAGAAACGATTATCCTCCACTCAATTTACATACCACTGTTCTGTTGATTATAGTCGATttgagatttttctttcttgaagtttttggtttttgattaattatagGAAGTGGCGGGCCGTTCTCACACATTTATGGTTTCAATTCTTAAGCATCTCAGAAAACGGAACAACAACGTTAAGCACAGAAGTccaaattttctaattttatctTCTATTCTTTTACTATCATCAgttttctcagtaaccaaaatcacataaattgaacaataaaaaaacagattaatttttttattaaaaaaaatgaagcaaatgcAAGCGAGAGAGAGATGGTACCTTGGAAAAGGTACTTGGAGATCTCTCTCCGGTTCTTCTCTGTTATAATCTgaaaattgaacaaaacaaaacattaatacATTGGAC from Corylus avellana chromosome ca1, CavTom2PMs-1.0 encodes the following:
- the LOC132189028 gene encoding LOW QUALITY PROTEIN: uncharacterized protein LOC132189028 (The sequence of the model RefSeq protein was modified relative to this genomic sequence to represent the inferred CDS: substituted 1 base at 1 genomic stop codon); translation: MPANSCTYVSFLVLRVLLPLVNVPMLNYTLAWLESAGVEEVIVFCCAHSKQVIDYLESSEWFSHPNFSVTTIVFHDSINVDDALRVIYERNVITGDFILISGDTVSNMSLTQVLKEHKERKKKDSNAVMTMVIRPSKPCPITCQSRLGTDELFMAIDPNTKQLLYYEDKADYSKGVICLDKLLLTENPSISLHNDAQDCYIDICSPEVLSLFTDNFDYQHLRSHFVKGLLADDIMDYKIFTHEIHPSYAARIDNFRSYDTISKDISQRRTYPFVPDVKFFGNSATKLERQGMYRASEVVQSRSAEIGPFTLIGNSTKIESNTKISNSVVGEGCTIGSNVSIEGSYIWDNVIIEDDCKIMHAIACDXVVMKSGAVLEPGVVLSFKVVIGQQFVVPSYSKVSLHPQPTKQDSDEELEYADDSGGVVEILCNFYCIPSFSYFSGLFLQSV
- the LOC132161949 gene encoding small ribosomal subunit protein eS10z-like, which translates into the protein MIITEKNRREISKYLFQEGVCYAKKDFNLAKHPEIDVPNLQVIKLMQSFKSKGYVRETFAWMHYYWYLTNDGIEFLRTYLNLPSEIVPATLKKSSKPPSRPFGGPPGDRPRGPPRFEGGSRFGDRDGYRGGPRGPPGEFGGDKGGAPPDFQPSYRGSGGRPGFGRGSGGIGAAPPSSSFS